A single Parabacteroides timonensis DNA region contains:
- a CDS encoding M23 family metallopeptidase, which produces MQIHHILAGICLLAGITSATANAQEFRKPLDIPILLSGNFGELRSNHFHSGIDFKTQGVEGKPIHSVQDGYVSRISVSPWGYGNGLYITHPNGTTTVYGHLQKFSSKIAAYLKEKQYEQESFNVNLTLTPDELPVKEGEIVALSGNTGSSGGPHLHFEVRDTETEEPMDPIEYYKDLIEDTRPPQIQGIMIYPMLGKGVVNGSTRKLELKPVTPKNGKPTLTGKIEAWGEIGLAIKGYDYMDNTSNIYGIKDITLTVDSQVIYRSDLNRFAFDETRYLNSFTDFEEWKEHRSFYIKSFVDPGNRLRFIESIKRGILTIDEPRTYHLTYRVADTFGNSTQLSIRIEGKEQPIPEIDTDNTELFHWWSDNRFGAKGIRLTIPKGNLYDDLYFRYSVKEDSTALGATHTLHNKPVALHKSAKLSLRLQSDTLENKQQYGIVRIQNGRRSWTGGVYRNGWIDADIKEMGTYTLGQDLIPPTVTPLNPATWVSKQAISFRLSDNLSGVQTYRGEIDGQFVLFEMNNKSVITYQFDKERLTRGKHTLKLVVTDACGNQTSYTYPFTW; this is translated from the coding sequence ATGCAAATACATCATATACTGGCAGGAATCTGCCTTTTAGCCGGAATTACATCCGCTACTGCGAACGCGCAAGAATTTCGAAAACCGTTGGACATCCCTATTCTTTTAAGTGGAAACTTTGGAGAACTGAGAAGCAACCATTTTCATTCCGGAATAGATTTTAAAACACAGGGTGTGGAAGGGAAGCCGATCCACTCCGTACAAGACGGATATGTTTCACGCATTTCTGTCAGTCCGTGGGGATATGGAAATGGGTTATACATCACTCACCCCAATGGAACAACGACCGTCTACGGACATTTACAGAAATTTTCCTCTAAAATAGCAGCTTACCTCAAGGAAAAACAATACGAACAGGAAAGCTTTAATGTAAACCTGACGCTGACTCCGGACGAATTGCCGGTAAAAGAAGGAGAAATCGTAGCCCTGAGTGGGAACACCGGAAGCTCCGGAGGGCCGCATCTTCATTTCGAAGTGCGCGACACAGAAACAGAAGAACCGATGGATCCTATCGAATACTACAAAGACCTGATAGAAGACACCCGCCCTCCGCAAATACAGGGGATTATGATTTATCCCATGCTTGGCAAAGGGGTAGTAAACGGTAGCACCCGAAAACTGGAACTCAAACCCGTGACACCCAAAAACGGCAAACCTACACTGACAGGAAAAATCGAAGCCTGGGGAGAAATCGGCCTTGCAATAAAAGGATACGATTACATGGATAACACCAGCAATATATACGGTATTAAAGATATCACACTGACAGTCGACAGTCAGGTTATCTATCGAAGTGACTTAAATCGTTTCGCTTTCGATGAAACCCGTTACCTGAACAGCTTTACCGATTTCGAAGAATGGAAAGAACACCGTTCATTCTATATAAAGAGTTTTGTCGATCCGGGCAACCGCCTTCGTTTTATCGAAAGCATCAAACGAGGAATACTGACGATCGACGAACCGCGCACTTATCACCTCACCTACCGGGTGGCAGACACTTTCGGTAATTCGACACAACTATCCATCCGGATAGAAGGAAAAGAGCAACCCATTCCGGAAATCGACACCGACAATACGGAATTGTTCCATTGGTGGAGCGATAACCGTTTCGGGGCCAAAGGTATTCGCCTGACCATCCCCAAGGGAAACCTCTACGACGACTTGTATTTCCGTTATTCTGTAAAAGAAGACAGCACCGCTCTCGGAGCTACACATACACTGCATAACAAACCGGTTGCCTTGCATAAATCGGCTAAACTTTCCTTACGCTTACAGAGCGATACGCTTGAAAATAAACAACAATACGGTATCGTACGTATACAAAACGGACGCCGGTCATGGACAGGAGGCGTTTACCGTAATGGATGGATAGATGCTGATATCAAAGAAATGGGCACCTATACACTCGGGCAAGACCTTATCCCTCCAACCGTTACACCACTCAACCCGGCTACATGGGTTAGTAAACAAGCGATCTCATTCCGACTGTCGGATAACCTGAGCGGTGTACAGACATATCGAGGTGAAATAGACGGACAATTCGTTCTTTTTGAAATGAATAACAAATCTGTCATCACTTATCAGTTCGATAAGGAGCGACTGACAAGAGGAAAACATACATTAAAACTGGTCGTAACAGATGCCTGTGGAAATCAAACATCTTATACATATCCGTTTACATGGTAA
- a CDS encoding phospho-sugar mutase gives MENNELLEMVRSKAQSWLTKSYDAETKAQVQALLDNEDPTDLIESFYKDLEFGTGGLRGIMGVGTNRMNIYTVGAATQGLSNYLKKEFSGLDQIKVVIGHDCRNNSRKFAEISADIFSANGIKVYMFEDLRPTPEMSFAIRKLGCQSGIILTASHNPKEYNGYKAYWDDGAQMIAPHDRNTIAEVNKIRNASDIKFKGNKELIEIIGKEIDNLYIDALTTISLSPEAIKRHHDMKIVYTPIHGTGVRIIPDTLKAFGFTNVIHVPEQDVVSGDFPTVISPNPEEPAALAMAVEKAKETDADLVLASDPDADRVGAAVKNNEGEWVLLNGNQTALMFVYYLITRWKELGKVNGKEYIVKTIVTTELIRTIAERNGVELYDVYTGFKWIADVMKKNEGKKNYIGGGEESYGFLCEDFVRDKDAVSACAILAEIAAWAKDQGITMFQLLQNIYVQYGFSKEKGISVVKKGKSGAEEIEAMMKNFRENPLQEIAGSKVSLFYDYASLKGYSYIDKETITLDMPTTSNVLQYFTEDNTKVSIRPSGTEPKIKFYCEVHSKVKSLEDLPEAEKAAEEKINQIKASLGI, from the coding sequence ATGGAAAACAACGAACTGCTAGAAATGGTAAGAAGCAAAGCGCAAAGCTGGCTTACTAAAAGTTATGATGCCGAAACAAAAGCGCAGGTTCAGGCTTTATTGGACAACGAAGACCCGACCGATCTGATCGAATCGTTTTACAAAGATCTTGAATTCGGAACCGGAGGTTTAAGAGGTATTATGGGTGTAGGAACCAACCGTATGAATATTTATACAGTAGGTGCTGCTACACAAGGATTGTCAAACTACCTGAAAAAAGAATTTTCAGGACTTGACCAGATCAAAGTCGTTATCGGCCATGACTGCCGTAACAACAGCCGTAAGTTTGCTGAAATCTCGGCAGATATCTTCTCTGCTAACGGTATCAAAGTATACATGTTTGAAGATCTTCGTCCGACTCCGGAAATGTCTTTTGCCATCCGTAAACTGGGATGCCAGAGTGGTATTATCCTGACAGCCTCCCACAATCCGAAAGAATACAACGGTTACAAGGCTTACTGGGACGATGGCGCACAGATGATTGCACCGCACGACCGTAACACGATTGCCGAAGTAAACAAGATCCGTAATGCCAGCGACATCAAGTTCAAAGGCAATAAGGAGCTGATCGAAATCATCGGTAAAGAAATTGACAATCTGTATATCGACGCTTTGACAACAATCTCCCTTTCACCGGAAGCTATCAAACGTCACCACGATATGAAGATCGTTTACACTCCGATCCACGGAACAGGCGTACGTATCATTCCTGATACACTGAAAGCATTCGGATTTACAAATGTTATCCATGTTCCCGAACAAGATGTTGTAAGCGGCGATTTCCCAACTGTTATCTCTCCCAACCCGGAAGAGCCGGCTGCTTTGGCAATGGCTGTTGAGAAAGCAAAAGAAACAGATGCCGACCTGGTACTGGCTTCCGACCCGGATGCTGACCGCGTAGGTGCTGCCGTTAAGAACAATGAAGGCGAATGGGTGTTGTTGAACGGTAACCAGACTGCTTTGATGTTCGTTTATTATCTGATTACCCGTTGGAAAGAACTGGGTAAGGTAAACGGCAAAGAATATATCGTAAAGACAATCGTTACAACAGAACTGATCCGTACGATCGCTGAACGCAACGGCGTTGAATTATACGATGTTTATACCGGTTTCAAATGGATTGCCGATGTAATGAAGAAAAACGAAGGCAAGAAAAACTATATCGGTGGTGGTGAAGAAAGCTACGGTTTCCTTTGCGAAGATTTCGTTCGCGATAAAGATGCAGTTTCTGCATGTGCTATCCTGGCTGAAATTGCTGCATGGGCAAAAGACCAGGGCATCACAATGTTCCAGTTGCTGCAGAACATCTACGTACAATACGGTTTCTCAAAAGAAAAAGGTATTTCTGTCGTAAAGAAAGGCAAGAGCGGTGCAGAAGAAATCGAAGCAATGATGAAGAACTTCCGCGAAAACCCATTACAGGAAATTGCAGGTTCAAAAGTATCTTTGTTCTACGATTATGCTTCCCTGAAAGGCTACAGCTATATCGACAAAGAAACAATCACTTTGGATATGCCGACAACTTCCAACGTTCTGCAATATTTCACTGAAGACAATACAAAAGTATCTATCCGTCCTTCAGGAACAGAACCGAAAATTAAATTCTACTGTGAAGTTCATTCAAAAGTAAAGAGCCTGGAAGATCTGCCGGAAGCAGAAAAAGCTGCCGAAGAAAAGATCAATCAGATCAAAGCTTCCTTAGGAATCTAA
- a CDS encoding cytidine deaminase, with amino-acid sequence MKEIRLETKITVYPLNEVPDEELPLVHAALKATEQSYAPYSKFHVGAAALLADGTIVTGSNQENAAYPSGLCAERVALFHAGHRYPDIPVVALAIAAATGGKQVESISPCGACRQVLLETEQRYDKSVKVLLCGTKEVMVAPSAVSLLPLCFGKGNL; translated from the coding sequence ATGAAGGAAATCAGACTGGAAACGAAAATAACAGTTTATCCGTTGAACGAAGTTCCGGATGAAGAATTGCCTTTGGTTCATGCCGCGTTGAAAGCGACAGAACAGTCCTATGCACCTTATTCTAAATTTCATGTGGGTGCGGCTGCATTGTTGGCCGACGGAACGATTGTGACGGGAAGTAACCAGGAAAATGCAGCTTATCCATCCGGTTTGTGTGCCGAACGGGTCGCTTTGTTTCATGCCGGACATCGGTATCCGGATATTCCTGTGGTAGCCCTGGCGATTGCTGCGGCAACGGGAGGGAAACAGGTGGAAAGTATTTCTCCCTGTGGCGCTTGCCGCCAGGTTTTGCTGGAAACGGAACAACGATATGACAAATCGGTGAAAGTATTGCTTTGCGGAACTAAAGAGGTAATGGTCGCTCCGAGCGCAGTTTCGCTTTTGCCTCTTTGTTTCGGGAAAGGTAACCTTTAA
- a CDS encoding class I SAM-dependent methyltransferase — protein sequence MQIPLLTPDKDPMGTAIADYFANGKATKLRVFSSMFDEDEIPVKQLFRSFEEMPETEQEALRMSTGKILDVGAGSGCHSLALQEMGKEVKAIDISPLSIETMQKRGVKEVALQNFFNEQFTGSFDTILLLMNGSGIIGKIANLPEFFRTIKRLLAPGGCVLMDSSDLRYLFEDEDGNLDIDPEDDYYGEVDFRMQYKNTKGDSFDWLYIDFQTLSLHAANNGFKAEIIKEGEHYDFLAKISRI from the coding sequence ATGCAAATACCCCTACTCACACCCGATAAAGACCCGATGGGCACGGCAATCGCCGATTATTTCGCGAACGGAAAAGCGACAAAACTTCGTGTATTCTCTTCTATGTTCGATGAAGATGAAATACCGGTAAAACAACTGTTCCGTAGTTTTGAGGAAATGCCGGAAACAGAACAGGAGGCCCTTCGCATGAGTACGGGTAAAATACTGGATGTTGGTGCCGGTAGCGGATGCCACTCACTCGCCTTGCAGGAAATGGGTAAAGAGGTGAAAGCGATCGATATATCTCCTCTCTCCATAGAGACGATGCAAAAAAGAGGAGTGAAAGAGGTCGCATTGCAAAACTTCTTCAATGAACAGTTCACCGGTTCATTCGACACGATCCTGTTGCTGATGAACGGTTCGGGAATCATAGGCAAAATAGCCAACCTGCCGGAATTCTTCCGGACAATAAAAAGACTGCTTGCTCCGGGAGGATGCGTCTTGATGGACTCGTCCGACCTACGCTATTTATTCGAAGATGAAGACGGCAACCTCGATATTGACCCTGAAGACGATTATTATGGCGAAGTAGATTTCCGCATGCAATACAAAAACACCAAAGGCGACAGCTTCGACTGGCTATACATAGATTTTCAAACGCTCAGCCTGCACGCAGCCAATAATGGATTCAAAGCGGAGATAATAAA